The region TGTATCTCGAAATATAGTCCTCATCTACCAAAAGCTTTAACAATTGTTGCTTCTCAGATCTTGGTCCTCTCACCGCCTTATTGTCTCAAGCATGCGCGTTGTATGTTTTCTTAATATTTGAAACATTTAGAGATTTTTTGCGTTTCAAAGTTGCGAGTATGTTTTTCAGCGCCACCATCTTTAATGTCATGTCTAAAACGAGTTCCCTCTCCTCTAGAACAAGGCGGCATACAATGGTATAACCAAATAGATTGTCATGCAAGGCATGACTAGGTATACCAGAAATCATATTAAATTTCCATGTCTCATCCGCCATATGGTACCCGCGCAATTTAAATGGACATTCACATTTCCTCGATCTCGTGTCATCTCGTTTCAAGTTCCTAAGCCTTGGTTGGTACATGCCACTTCTTTCGCAAATCATTGCTACAAATGCTTGTCTTCTATCCAAACCATTGTCGGACCTTCCGATTACAATGCCAAACCCCAATTTTCCATCTCCACCCATGATTTGTTTGCTTCCAACTGTGGGTTTTACTCAACTTCTGACATTTTTGGTTATGTGATACTTACAAAGTAATGCAAACAATGTAGGAAACACCTTTGCAACCGAGCTCATCAATGTGGTGTCGCGATCAATGATTATGACCAGTGGCAtgttttcttggtccttcaacATACTCTTGCACATTTCCAAAGCCCATGTAACATTGTCCTCTTTTTTTAGATTCCAAAAATGAAAAGCCGACTGAATAAGTCATCTTCGTAGAAGTAATACAAGAAATTTCCAACAGTGGAAGTCTATACTTGTTAGTTTTGTATGTTGAGTCAATTATGTGCATTGAGGGAAAAGTGTTAAACAACTTCATGAAATTGGGATGACTCCAAAATATATCTTGAGCAGTGACTTTATACTTACATACTCTGTATCTCGAAACATAGTCCTCATCTACCAAAAGCTTTAACAATTGTTGCTTCTCAGATCTTGGTCCTCTCACCGCCTTATTGTCTCAAGCATGCGCGTTGTATATTTTCTTAATATTTGAAACATTTAGAGATTTTTTGCGTTTCAAAGTTGCGAGTATGTTTTTCAGTGCCACCATCTTTAATGTCATGTCTAAAACGAGTTCCCTCTCCTCTAGAACAAGGCGGCATACAATGGTATAACCAAATAGATTGTCATGCAAGGCATGACTAGGTATACCAGAAATCATATTAAATTTCCATGTCTCATCCGCCATATGGTATCCGCGCAATTTAAATGGACATTCACATTTCCTCGATCTCGTGTCATCTCGTTTCAAGTTCCTAAGCCTTGGTTGTCACATGCCACTTCTTTCGCATATCATTGCTACAAATGCTTGTCTTCTATCCAAACCATTGTCGGACCTTCCGATTACAATGCCGAACCCCAATTTTCTGTCTCCACGCATGATTTGTTTGCTTCCAACTGTGGGTTTTACTCAACTTCTGACATTTTTGGTTATGTGATACTTACAAAATAATGCAAACAATGTAGGAAACACCTTTGCAACCGAACTCATCAATGTGGTGTCGCGATCAATGATTATGACCAGTGGCAtgttttcttggtccttcaacATACTCTTGCACATTTCCAAAGCCCATGTAACATTTTCCTCTTTTTTTGGATTCCAAAAATGAAAAGCCGACTGAATAAGTCATCTTCGTAGAAGTAATACAAAAAATTTCCAACAGTGGAAGTCTATACTTGTTAGTTTTGTATGTTGAGTCAATTATGAGCATTGAGGGAAAAGTGTTAAACAACTTCACGAAATTGGGATGACTCCAAAATATATCTTGAGCAGTGACTTTATACTTACATACTTTGTATCTCGAAATATAGTCCTTATCTACCAAAAGCTTTAACAATTGTTGCTTCTCAGATCTTGGTCCTCTCACCGCCTTATTGTCTCAAGCATGCGCGTTGTATATTTTCTTAATATTTGAAACATTTAGAGATTTTTTGCGTTTCAAAGTTGCGAGTATGTTTTTCAGTGCCACCATCTTTAATGTCATGTCTAAAAAGAGTTCCCTCTCCTCTAGAACAAGGCGACGTACAATGGTATAACCAAATAGATTGTCATGCAAGGCATGACTAGGTATACCAGAAATCACATTAAATTTCGATGTCTCACCCGCCATATGGTACCCGCGCAATTTAAATTGACATTCACATTTCCTCGATCTCGTGTCATCTCGTTTTAAGTTCCTAAGCCTTGGTTGGTACATGCCACTTATTTTGCATATCATTGCCTCAAATGCTTGTCTTCTATCCGAAGCATTGTCGGACCTTCCGATTACAATGCCAAACCCCAATTTTTCGGCCTCTCTACGGACACATTGTAGCATATGTTTGTGAACAATATACACTTATTTATTTGTTAATTATGCATGAACATCTACCTCAACAATAACCAACCGAGCACCTagtttaacatcatcatttaCTTCATCTAGTTTAACATCGTCATTCACTTCATCCGATTTAACATCATGCTTCACTTTGACCAGTTTAACATCCACACTCACAAAGCTTTGGGAAACATATTCAGGTGCACCATATTTATTAGCACCAATAACAAAAAAGTATTGTTACATTTTAATCTATCAGGACAATCCAGAGATGCACATCCAGACCACACCTAACTTTGTCTAGAAATGCATCTCCGGACTCAGCATTCATATTTAGCTAAAATTAAGATTAATGCAAGGAATAAGGGATGAAATGAATGGTCTTTACCTATAATTCCAACTTATTTTTCTCCCTTTGAAGTGATGAAATACATGAACGATGTTTTGGTGTTGAAAAGTTGATTGAGAACGAGAGAATTATTTTCAAGGGTTTTGACATGGTTTCTTGTTTTAGAATAAACAAGAAGCTCATGCAAGGTGGTGTTTTTATCAATTTTCCCACTGGGTgttttcggagatgcatctccggaatatCATTGAGTTGTTATTTAAATAATTTGCATGAATAACAAAACCAAATAAATGAATGCAAGGGCTATTTTAGAGATGTATCTTCAGATCCACCCAAACAGCATACAAATATGCATCtacaaacaatttttttaaacTTGGGGTGAAACTCAGAAAAACGAAGATTGACGTGATTTCGGTGcatccagagatgcatctccggatgCATGATGGACGATTTTAGTTTTTCAAGGGCGTGGTTTTCATATATAAGGGTGGAAAGAGTAATACCTGATATTTATTAGTTCATGTACCTTTGTATTGTTGGTTTATTAAATGGTTAGGCATATACATTAAAGAGACTCTACGAGTACTTATATGAGTTGTTGTATTCTAATGCTAATTCCATACAATATTGTGATACTCTTATGCCACGTGTACACGTGCCGGGTGAGATGAAATTTTATGGAAATTAATATAGTGTGATGTGATCATTTATAGACAAATTATTAAAAGTTAAAACACCTACTTATGTGTTAATCGAAAAGGAATACAATGTGTTATTATAAGGAGTTTTagaaaataattataatttattGATGATATTGTTGAAGAGTATTATATTTAGATGAAAGAGAATAAATATTATTCTTATTTTATGGTTGCCTTAGTGATGGGTAAAATTTTGGTGTGGCTGCCTTAGTGTCGGTcaattatatttttatttaccATCATTCATGACATGACATGTACATTTCTATATGGTGCCTTAGTGAAAGGTTATTTTCTCAATTGATATGAGATGAATCATGTGTGGTGCGTTAGTGACATACTGATTATATCTGAATCATGTAATTTTAAGAGCATGCATATTTTTGCATATAGCACTTTAAAGTCACTATTGTGGATGATCTTTATGTTACtcttttatttgtattttattttaaggTTACAGTTTCGATAATACTAATTTTGGTgtatattttctttatttaattctcTT is a window of Lathyrus oleraceus cultivar Zhongwan6 chromosome 6, CAAS_Psat_ZW6_1.0, whole genome shotgun sequence DNA encoding:
- the LOC127094285 gene encoding uncharacterized protein LOC127094285; amino-acid sequence: MGGDGKLGFGIVIGRSDNGLDRRQAFVAMICERSGMYQPRLRNLKRDDTRSRKCECPFKLRGYHMADETWKFNMISGIPSHALHDNLFGYTIVCRLVLEERELVLDMTLKMVALKNILATLKRKKSLNVSNIKKTYNAHA